A region from the Triticum urartu cultivar G1812 chromosome 1, Tu2.1, whole genome shotgun sequence genome encodes:
- the LOC125517624 gene encoding gibberellin receptor GID1-like isoform X2: MAGSDEVNRNECKTVVPLHTWVLISNFKVSYHMLRRPDGTFERDLAEYMDRRVPANPRPVEGVSSFDHVIDHSVGLEARIYRAVAGNAAALTLPILEFLGGAPSPEPLPVIIFFHGGSFAHSASSTTIYDNLCRQFVKLSKGVVVSVNYRRAPEHRYPCAYDDGWAALKWAQAQPFLRSGSDARLRVFLAGDSSGGNIAHHVAVRAAEEGIKIHGNILLNAMFGGVERTESERRLDGKYFVTLQDRDWYWKAYLPEDADRDHPACNPFGPNGRRLRGLPFAKSLIIVSGLDLTCDRQLGYAEGLREDGHDVKLVHREKATIGFYLLSNTDHYHEVMEEIAEFVRANLL; the protein is encoded by the exons ATGGCCGGCAGCGACGAGGTCAACCGCAACGAGTGCAAG ACGGTGGTGCCGCTCCACACATGGGTGCTCATCTCCAACTTCAAGGTGTCGTACCACATGCTGCGCCGCCCCGACGGCACCTTCGAGCGCGACCTCGCCGAGTACATGGACCGCCGGGTGCCCGCCAACCCCAGGCCGGTGGAGGGCGTCTCCTCCTTCGACCACGTCATCGACCACTCCGTCGGCCTCGAGGCGCGCATCTACCGCGCCGTCGCCGGCAA CGCCGCCGCGCTCACCCTGCCCATCCTCGAGTTCCTCGGCGGGGCGCCGTCCCCGGAGCCGCTCCCGGTGATCATCTTCTTCCACGGCGGCAGCTTCGCGCACTCGGCGTCCAGCACCACCATCTACGACAACCTCTGCCGCCAGTTCGTGAAGCTGAGCAAGGGCGTGGTGGTGTCCGTCAACTACCGGCGCGCCCCGGAGCACCGGTACCCGTGCGCGTACGACGACGGGTGGGCCGCGCTCAAGTGGGCGCAGGCCCAGCCGTTCCTGCGGAGCGGGAGCGACGCGCGGCTCCGGGTGTTCCTCGCCGGCGACAGCTCCGGCGGCAACATCGCGCACCACGTGGCCGTGCGCGCCGCGGAGGAGGGGATCAAGATACACGGCAACATCCTGCTCAACGCCATGTTCGGCGGCGTGGAGCGCACCGAGTCGGAGCGGCGCCTCGACGGCAAGTACTTCGTCACGCTCCAGGACAGGGACTGGTACTGGAAGGCGTACCTGCCGGAGGACGCGGACCGGGACCACCCGGCGTGCAACCCGTTCGGGCCGAACGGGCGGCGGCTCAGGGGCCTGCCGTTCGCCAAGAGCCTCATCATCGTGTCCGGGCTGGACCTCACCTGCGACCGGCAGCTGGGCTACGCGGAGGGCCTCCGGGAGGACGGGCACGACGTGAAGCTGGTGCACCGCGAGAAGGCCACCATCGGCTTCTACCTGCTGTCCAACACGGACCACTACCACGAGGTGATGGAGGAGATCGCCGAGTTCGTCCGAGCTAACCTCCTGTAG
- the LOC125517624 gene encoding gibberellin receptor GID1-like isoform X1: MAGSDEVNRNECKTVVPLHTWVLISNFKVSYHMLRRPDGTFERDLAEYMDRRVPANPRPVEGVSSFDHVIDHSVGLEARIYRAVAGNAAAAAGNAAAAAEGAAALTLPILEFLGGAPSPEPLPVIIFFHGGSFAHSASSTTIYDNLCRQFVKLSKGVVVSVNYRRAPEHRYPCAYDDGWAALKWAQAQPFLRSGSDARLRVFLAGDSSGGNIAHHVAVRAAEEGIKIHGNILLNAMFGGVERTESERRLDGKYFVTLQDRDWYWKAYLPEDADRDHPACNPFGPNGRRLRGLPFAKSLIIVSGLDLTCDRQLGYAEGLREDGHDVKLVHREKATIGFYLLSNTDHYHEVMEEIAEFVRANLL; the protein is encoded by the exons ATGGCCGGCAGCGACGAGGTCAACCGCAACGAGTGCAAG ACGGTGGTGCCGCTCCACACATGGGTGCTCATCTCCAACTTCAAGGTGTCGTACCACATGCTGCGCCGCCCCGACGGCACCTTCGAGCGCGACCTCGCCGAGTACATGGACCGCCGGGTGCCCGCCAACCCCAGGCCGGTGGAGGGCGTCTCCTCCTTCGACCACGTCATCGACCACTCCGTCGGCCTCGAGGCGCGCATCTACCGCGCCGTCGCCGGCAACGCCGCCGCGGCCGCCGGCAACGCCGCCGCGGCCGCCGAGGGCGCCGCCGCGCTCACCCTGCCCATCCTCGAGTTCCTCGGCGGGGCGCCGTCCCCGGAGCCGCTCCCGGTGATCATCTTCTTCCACGGCGGCAGCTTCGCGCACTCGGCGTCCAGCACCACCATCTACGACAACCTCTGCCGCCAGTTCGTGAAGCTGAGCAAGGGCGTGGTGGTGTCCGTCAACTACCGGCGCGCCCCGGAGCACCGGTACCCGTGCGCGTACGACGACGGGTGGGCCGCGCTCAAGTGGGCGCAGGCCCAGCCGTTCCTGCGGAGCGGGAGCGACGCGCGGCTCCGGGTGTTCCTCGCCGGCGACAGCTCCGGCGGCAACATCGCGCACCACGTGGCCGTGCGCGCCGCGGAGGAGGGGATCAAGATACACGGCAACATCCTGCTCAACGCCATGTTCGGCGGCGTGGAGCGCACCGAGTCGGAGCGGCGCCTCGACGGCAAGTACTTCGTCACGCTCCAGGACAGGGACTGGTACTGGAAGGCGTACCTGCCGGAGGACGCGGACCGGGACCACCCGGCGTGCAACCCGTTCGGGCCGAACGGGCGGCGGCTCAGGGGCCTGCCGTTCGCCAAGAGCCTCATCATCGTGTCCGGGCTGGACCTCACCTGCGACCGGCAGCTGGGCTACGCGGAGGGCCTCCGGGAGGACGGGCACGACGTGAAGCTGGTGCACCGCGAGAAGGCCACCATCGGCTTCTACCTGCTGTCCAACACGGACCACTACCACGAGGTGATGGAGGAGATCGCCGAGTTCGTCCGAGCTAACCTCCTGTAG